One Chitinophaga sp. H8 DNA window includes the following coding sequences:
- a CDS encoding alpha/beta hydrolase, with protein sequence MKRLTIIVMATLMLLGQACTQKQNPDEQNSDQINTADNTEHYTFTLSDKVIRQKVYFKNRYGITLTGDLYLPKDQGSEPLAALAISGPFGAVKEQSSGLYATQMAERGFAALAFDPSYTGESGGEPRAVASPDINTEDFSAAVDFLGIQKNIDRNKIGIIGICGWAGFALNATAIDKRVKAVATTSMYDMTRVMSKGYNDAVTREQRTKTLEQLGEQRWKDAETGTFAAGTILNAEKLKGDEPQFVKEYYDYYRTPRGFHQRSLNSTGAWNATNALSFMNMPILTYIKEISPRPMLLIAGEKAHSRYFSEDAYKAAAEPKELVIIPNAVHVDLYDKVDVIPFTKLETFFKEHLKATSYEFK encoded by the coding sequence ATGAAAAGATTAACAATAATAGTAATGGCAACACTTATGCTCTTAGGGCAAGCCTGCACACAAAAACAGAATCCGGACGAACAAAATTCAGATCAAATAAACACTGCAGATAACACAGAACATTACACATTTACATTAAGTGATAAAGTGATCCGTCAAAAAGTATATTTTAAAAACCGTTATGGCATTACCCTTACAGGCGATCTATATCTTCCGAAAGATCAGGGTAGCGAACCTTTGGCGGCTCTTGCCATTAGTGGACCTTTCGGGGCTGTAAAAGAACAATCATCGGGATTGTACGCCACCCAAATGGCAGAACGTGGTTTTGCAGCACTGGCCTTTGACCCGTCTTATACGGGCGAAAGCGGGGGTGAACCTCGTGCAGTGGCCTCTCCTGACATCAATACAGAGGATTTCAGTGCAGCCGTTGACTTTCTTGGCATTCAGAAGAACATTGACCGCAACAAAATCGGTATCATAGGCATATGTGGCTGGGCGGGTTTTGCCTTGAACGCCACCGCAATTGATAAGCGTGTAAAAGCCGTTGCTACCACAAGCATGTACGATATGACCAGAGTAATGTCTAAAGGCTATAATGATGCTGTTACCCGGGAACAACGTACCAAAACATTAGAACAATTAGGTGAGCAGCGCTGGAAAGATGCCGAAACAGGGACATTTGCAGCGGGAACAATATTAAATGCTGAAAAACTGAAAGGTGATGAGCCGCAATTTGTTAAAGAATATTACGACTATTACCGCACACCGCGTGGGTTTCATCAACGTTCCCTTAACTCAACAGGCGCCTGGAACGCTACTAATGCCTTATCGTTTATGAACATGCCGATTTTAACCTATATCAAAGAGATTTCACCGAGGCCAATGCTTTTGATTGCCGGAGAAAAAGCCCATTCGCGCTATTTCAGCGAAGATGCCTATAAAGCAGCCGCCGAACCAAAAGAGTTAGTTATTATTCCAAATGCCGTACACGTGGATCTATATGACAAAGTAGATGTAATCCCTTTTACCAAGCTGGAAACGTTTTTTAAAGAACATTTAAAAGCAACAAGCTATGAATTTAAATAA
- a CDS encoding nucleotidyl transferase AbiEii/AbiGii toxin family protein: protein MLKDLMQHEEFKNFRLVGGTALSLHLGHRMSIDIDLFTDQEYKIVDFAVLENYLSKLQ, encoded by the coding sequence GTGCTCAAGGATTTGATGCAACACGAGGAGTTTAAAAACTTTCGGCTAGTAGGCGGCACAGCACTCAGCCTGCATCTAGGTCACCGAATGTCTATTGATATTGATTTGTTTACGGATCAAGAGTATAAAATAGTTGACTTTGCGGTACTGGAAAACTATTTGTCAAAACTTCAATAG
- a CDS encoding NAD(P)H-binding protein — protein MSTKVLVLGAGGAIAQHVIGFLQENKDIDLTLFARDTQQLAFLGSMSKIISGDVLNREELTNAINGQDIVYANLAGDVDKMAKVISETMTQQGVKRLLFVTCLGVYDEVAGKFGEWNNRMIGSELERYGKATRIIEKSGLDYTVVRPSWLTDKDETDYETTQKGEPFIGTEVARKAVGAYIADVILHPEKDVKASVGVNKPGVYGDKPAFY, from the coding sequence ATGAGCACGAAAGTTTTAGTCCTGGGAGCTGGTGGTGCGATCGCACAGCACGTGATAGGCTTCCTTCAGGAAAATAAAGACATTGATTTAACACTGTTTGCAAGAGATACACAGCAATTGGCATTTCTCGGTTCTATGTCTAAGATCATCAGCGGTGATGTACTGAACCGTGAGGAACTGACCAATGCTATCAATGGCCAGGACATTGTGTACGCCAATCTTGCAGGAGATGTAGATAAAATGGCGAAAGTCATTTCGGAAACAATGACACAGCAAGGTGTAAAACGTTTGTTATTTGTCACCTGTCTTGGGGTGTATGATGAGGTTGCGGGTAAATTCGGGGAATGGAACAACCGAATGATAGGTTCTGAATTGGAACGTTACGGCAAAGCGACACGCATCATAGAAAAATCAGGTCTGGATTATACGGTGGTACGACCATCGTGGTTAACGGACAAGGATGAAACAGACTACGAGACCACACAGAAAGGCGAACCGTTCATTGGTACGGAAGTAGCCAGAAAAGCAGTGGGTGCCTACATTGCCGATGTTATTCTGCATCCTGAAAAAGACGTAAAAGCAAGTGTGGGTGTCAACAAACCGGGTGTTTACGGGGACAAGCCTGCTTTTTATTAG
- a CDS encoding tyrosine-type recombinase/integrase — MKALTAIIHDTRREKKDLKYPVKIRITYQRKQVYYPTRFDLSIEEFNKLFTAKPREEYKKILLELTGLQTKAQEIIDDLKGGFNWKGFDAKFLKKKSDWNSVLSIYTDYSKALRAEERIGTALSYECSMNSVKKFTENMRKVSFDDITPEFLNKYENWMLGNGRSITTVGIYLRALRTVFNIAISDKIISRDFYPFGKGKYEIPTGKNVKKALKLSEVGEIYHYDPNPAIAGEEQSKAFWLLSYLSNGINPKDIALLKFKDIQGDFIIYERAKTKRSRRGNPTIITIPFTDDIKSIIERWGNKDTLPDNYIFPILERGITPERQHALIHQFVKVTNKGMRGIAKNLKLNKDVTTYTARHSYATVLKRSGASTEFISETLGHADAKTTKNYLDSFEDEKKLEMAKVLTAFKNS, encoded by the coding sequence ATGAAAGCATTAACTGCAATAATCCACGATACCCGTCGAGAAAAAAAGGATTTAAAATACCCTGTAAAAATCCGTATTACATATCAGCGCAAACAGGTATACTACCCGACGAGGTTTGATTTATCTATTGAAGAATTTAATAAACTATTTACAGCTAAGCCCCGGGAAGAATATAAAAAGATACTCCTGGAACTAACCGGACTACAGACTAAAGCCCAAGAAATCATAGACGACCTAAAAGGCGGCTTTAACTGGAAAGGTTTTGATGCCAAGTTTTTAAAAAAGAAGTCTGATTGGAATAGTGTACTTTCTATCTATACCGATTATAGCAAAGCATTGAGGGCAGAGGAACGAATTGGTACAGCCCTTAGCTATGAATGTAGTATGAATAGTGTAAAGAAATTTACAGAGAACATGAGAAAAGTGAGTTTTGATGACATAACCCCTGAATTTCTTAATAAGTATGAAAACTGGATGTTAGGTAATGGTCGATCAATTACTACTGTAGGTATTTACTTACGAGCATTACGGACAGTATTTAACATTGCCATAAGTGATAAGATTATTTCCAGAGATTTTTATCCTTTTGGCAAAGGAAAATATGAAATCCCAACTGGCAAAAATGTTAAAAAAGCACTTAAACTGTCAGAAGTAGGAGAAATATATCATTATGACCCTAATCCAGCCATTGCCGGTGAGGAACAATCAAAAGCGTTTTGGTTATTATCCTATTTGAGTAATGGTATTAATCCAAAAGATATAGCACTTTTAAAGTTTAAAGACATTCAAGGTGATTTCATTATTTATGAACGGGCTAAAACCAAACGAAGCCGCCGAGGAAACCCTACAATTATTACCATACCGTTTACAGATGATATAAAAAGCATCATCGAAAGATGGGGAAACAAAGACACCCTTCCGGACAATTACATTTTCCCTATACTGGAAAGGGGAATTACCCCCGAACGGCAACATGCCTTAATACACCAATTTGTAAAGGTTACTAACAAAGGTATGAGGGGAATTGCTAAGAACCTGAAACTTAATAAAGACGTAACTACATACACAGCTAGGCATTCTTATGCTACAGTCTTAAAGCGATCGGGAGCTAGTACAGAATTTATATCTGAAACACTCGGCCATGCTGATGCTAAAACGACAAAAAACTACCTGGATAGTTTTGAAGATGAAAAGAAATTAGAAATGGCTAAAGTTTTAACTGCGTTTAAAAATAGTTAA
- a CDS encoding DUF6922 domain-containing protein — translation MDTRFESIDWIKQEKTIIKRVFERGNELEKKEIIRFYGKQVVDQVLADSSIN, via the coding sequence TTGGACACCCGGTTTGAAAGTATTGACTGGATAAAGCAAGAAAAGACCATCATTAAGAGGGTTTTCGAACGGGGTAATGAGCTGGAAAAAAAAGAAATCATTCGATTTTATGGCAAGCAAGTCGTTGACCAGGTATTAGCGGATTCGTCAATTAATTAA
- a CDS encoding helix-turn-helix domain-containing protein, whose protein sequence is MIILQLDSEQLQAIMQNAIRTVITEQVKPSDSTCKENKDLLNISEAANYLNLAKASIYNLVCQSKIPCMKKGKKLYFSRQELTDWLKQGKKKTIAEMQEEADNFLTSKKKR, encoded by the coding sequence ATGATTATTCTACAACTAGACAGCGAACAACTACAAGCAATTATGCAAAATGCTATCCGTACTGTTATTACAGAACAAGTAAAACCGTCTGATAGCACCTGCAAAGAAAATAAGGACCTGCTAAACATTAGTGAGGCTGCTAATTACTTAAATCTTGCAAAAGCAAGCATTTATAACCTGGTGTGTCAATCAAAAATACCCTGCATGAAAAAGGGTAAAAAACTTTATTTCTCCCGCCAGGAATTAACAGACTGGTTAAAACAGGGTAAAAAGAAAACTATTGCAGAAATGCAGGAAGAAGCGGATAACTTCTTAACCAGCAAAAAGAAGCGTTAA
- a CDS encoding sugar O-acetyltransferase has translation MANEKDIFERLRNGETIPSNDPHGYKLREASYATKKLLVQMNNSADPAEIRTILSQITNSEIDESVAVFTPLYINYGKHTQIGRNVFINFDCTFLDLGGITIEDNVQIAPKVNLLSEGHPVSPEERQSLMVGPIHIKKNAWIGANATILPGVTIGENAVVASGAVVTKDVPDNTIVGGIPAKMIKSIE, from the coding sequence ATGGCAAATGAAAAAGATATTTTTGAACGGCTAAGAAATGGGGAAACTATACCGTCAAATGACCCACATGGTTACAAATTGAGAGAGGCTTCCTATGCCACGAAAAAATTGCTTGTTCAGATGAACAATTCAGCAGACCCCGCAGAAATCAGAACAATACTAAGCCAAATTACAAATAGCGAAATTGACGAAAGCGTTGCCGTATTTACGCCTTTATACATCAACTACGGAAAGCATACCCAAATAGGCAGAAACGTATTTATCAATTTTGATTGTACTTTTTTGGATTTGGGTGGTATTACCATTGAAGATAATGTGCAGATAGCACCAAAAGTAAATTTGTTATCAGAGGGGCATCCTGTATCGCCCGAAGAGAGACAATCTTTAATGGTTGGGCCTATCCATATTAAAAAGAATGCGTGGATCGGCGCTAACGCTACCATACTTCCGGGAGTAACCATTGGCGAAAATGCCGTGGTGGCCTCCGGTGCTGTAGTTACTAAAGACGTACCTGATAATACTATAGTAGGCGGCATTCCGGCCAAAATGATTAAAAGCATTGAATGA
- a CDS encoding helix-turn-helix domain-containing protein, with product MKYINVNGKNDDGVQVIHYDEHKSMLLKSPPVQLEFYLIAIKKNIDVHPPIEEMSSSYLFLDKPGNIMEWDLSAPFIGYGIFVNAKLLDKFAKDYTFTGYTRHEALFLTDRESKLLYDLFIKAYEEHQQDDFSQDVLISYATLILSYTQIFYERQFEARSKIYNKAVADFYKQLDQYFESERKEEFPTVNYFASKANLSVNYFGDVIKHFTGQSPIEHIHQYIIQIAKKKLRETKLTVNEIAYSLGFEYPTYFTRFFRQKTGISPKVFRNQ from the coding sequence TTGAAGTACATTAACGTAAATGGCAAAAATGACGACGGGGTTCAGGTAATCCATTACGATGAACACAAAAGTATGTTGCTGAAATCGCCACCTGTACAGCTTGAATTTTACCTGATCGCAATTAAGAAAAATATTGATGTACACCCGCCTATTGAAGAAATGTCAAGCTCCTACCTTTTCCTGGACAAGCCTGGGAATATTATGGAGTGGGATTTGTCAGCCCCTTTTATCGGCTATGGCATCTTCGTTAATGCTAAGCTATTGGATAAGTTCGCAAAGGATTATACGTTCACAGGCTACACCCGCCATGAAGCCCTTTTCCTGACTGACAGGGAAAGCAAACTCTTGTACGATCTTTTTATCAAGGCTTATGAGGAACACCAGCAAGATGACTTTTCGCAGGATGTACTCATCTCTTATGCAACCTTAATCCTTTCCTATACACAGATTTTCTATGAACGTCAGTTTGAAGCCCGAAGCAAAATCTACAATAAGGCTGTGGCTGATTTCTATAAGCAATTAGACCAATACTTTGAAAGTGAAAGAAAAGAGGAATTTCCCACGGTCAATTACTTTGCATCCAAAGCCAACCTTTCCGTAAATTATTTTGGGGATGTCATCAAGCACTTTACAGGGCAATCGCCGATAGAGCACATCCATCAGTACATCATACAGATAGCCAAGAAAAAGCTGCGTGAGACCAAACTTACCGTCAATGAGATTGCGTACAGCCTGGGCTTTGAATATCCTACCTATTTTACACGTTTCTTCCGTCAGAAAACAGGTATTTCACCCAAAGTTTTCAGAAATCAGTAA
- a CDS encoding helix-turn-helix transcriptional regulator — protein sequence MNIQEIQALKGIHPGIFLERELQKRKLAKGPFAISIGEYPQTLGAITKGKRDMNTPLALKIEHELGMEEGFFMILQTYFDIKEIKRKESLKLHPGLKKFRKAIFFGHPV from the coding sequence ATGAACATTCAAGAAATCCAAGCTTTAAAAGGGATCCATCCAGGCATCTTTCTGGAAAGGGAGCTTCAAAAGAGAAAGCTCGCTAAGGGACCTTTTGCGATTTCAATTGGAGAATATCCTCAAACCCTTGGTGCTATTACTAAAGGGAAACGGGATATGAACACTCCACTTGCCTTAAAGATCGAGCATGAACTGGGTATGGAAGAAGGTTTTTTTATGATTCTCCAGACTTATTTTGATATAAAGGAAATAAAGCGAAAAGAATCCCTTAAGCTCCATCCCGGTTTAAAGAAATTCCGGAAAGCAATTTTTTTTGGACACCCGGTTTGA
- a CDS encoding AAA family ATPase, producing MQEQNRNEQCKDSRQHEYTSAINNNTIANEILTLCDRIKEKITPTIDFNTDNLIHILEQCKIDVATNIPPPPVCLEIIQDKEEPVALGTLGNFSAVIGKAKSRKTFLITTALAAAVKNALVLDCINSKLESGTTVLYFDTEQSKYHVQKVVKRVCELSGIQEPLNFHAYGLRPYRPAERLQLIEYAIYNTEGVGLVVIDGIRDLVTSINDEEQATNITSLLLKWTEQFNIHIIVVIHQNKGNTDARGHLGTEVINKAESVLSVTKDTSNPDISIVEAEYCRDKGFKPFAFGIDKTGLPYLVEDWQVSGSTNRKPGIIPLDIPEETHNKVLKEIFAFNPSPQYGELQTQLIIYFQKYGVKCGQTKAKEFIQYYQNKKLVEKVKGNGFPKYQLLLKVG from the coding sequence ATGCAGGAACAAAACAGGAATGAACAGTGTAAAGATAGCAGGCAACATGAATACACCAGCGCTATAAACAATAATACTATAGCCAATGAGATCCTAACACTTTGTGATAGAATAAAAGAGAAAATCACTCCTACCATTGATTTTAATACGGACAATCTTATACATATCCTGGAGCAATGTAAAATTGATGTTGCTACCAATATTCCTCCTCCTCCGGTTTGCCTGGAAATCATACAGGATAAAGAAGAACCGGTAGCCCTGGGAACGTTAGGTAACTTCTCTGCTGTGATTGGGAAGGCCAAAAGCCGTAAAACGTTTTTAATTACCACTGCATTAGCAGCAGCAGTAAAGAACGCATTAGTATTGGATTGTATTAATAGCAAACTGGAATCTGGTACAACCGTATTATATTTTGATACGGAACAAAGTAAATACCATGTTCAAAAGGTAGTTAAAAGGGTCTGCGAGTTATCCGGCATTCAGGAGCCTTTAAACTTTCATGCTTATGGATTAAGGCCCTACCGACCGGCTGAACGCCTGCAACTTATTGAATACGCCATTTACAATACCGAAGGGGTGGGCCTTGTGGTAATTGATGGAATACGTGACCTGGTAACCTCTATTAATGATGAAGAACAGGCAACCAACATAACATCGTTACTGCTCAAATGGACTGAACAATTCAACATCCATATCATTGTCGTTATTCATCAAAACAAGGGTAATACAGACGCTCGGGGGCATTTAGGCACAGAGGTAATAAACAAGGCGGAAAGCGTCTTATCTGTCACTAAAGACACTTCAAACCCTGATATTTCAATAGTTGAAGCAGAGTACTGCCGGGATAAGGGTTTTAAACCCTTTGCTTTCGGGATAGACAAAACCGGGTTACCCTACCTGGTGGAAGATTGGCAGGTATCAGGATCTACAAACAGAAAGCCTGGTATTATTCCCCTGGACATACCGGAGGAAACACACAATAAGGTGCTAAAGGAAATATTTGCATTTAATCCATCCCCCCAGTATGGAGAGTTACAAACGCAATTGATCATATACTTTCAAAAGTATGGTGTAAAGTGTGGGCAAACTAAAGCAAAGGAGTTTATACAATATTATCAAAATAAAAAGCTGGTTGAAAAAGTAAAAGGTAACGGCTTCCCTAAGTACCAATTATTGCTTAAAGTGGGTTAA
- a CDS encoding cyclophilin-like fold protein, translating into MNRLIITTLLLVGCTQVYACSADKGLDASIQQDDTSKKDTMKLKITIGDKTATAILYDNPTSRDFAAMLPVTVKMDDYSNTEKIFYPSRKVSVKDAPAGFDPSVGDITLYAPWGNIALFYKDFGYSSGLISIGKITSGIEAFAVKGSITAKFELVK; encoded by the coding sequence ATGAACAGGTTAATAATTACAACCCTGCTCTTGGTCGGCTGCACCCAGGTATATGCCTGTAGTGCAGACAAAGGTCTGGATGCTTCAATACAGCAAGATGATACTTCAAAAAAAGATACCATGAAATTAAAGATAACCATAGGCGATAAAACGGCAACCGCCATTTTATACGATAACCCTACGAGCAGGGATTTTGCGGCCATGTTACCTGTTACGGTTAAGATGGATGACTATTCAAACACAGAGAAAATCTTTTATCCTTCCCGTAAAGTCTCTGTCAAAGATGCACCGGCAGGCTTTGATCCTTCTGTTGGCGATATAACCCTGTATGCGCCCTGGGGGAACATTGCCTTATTCTATAAAGATTTCGGTTACTCAAGCGGACTGATCTCCATTGGAAAAATAACAAGCGGAATAGAAGCTTTTGCAGTTAAAGGCTCTATTACCGCAAAATTTGAATTGGTAAAATAA
- a CDS encoding helix-turn-helix domain-containing protein, which produces MKSKEQILSDFGKRLLKLREAKKITQMDLAVKVDSYPNYISKLENGKSEPGLVILKSLAAALGVTVSDLTG; this is translated from the coding sequence ATGAAATCTAAAGAACAAATATTATCCGATTTTGGCAAAAGGTTGTTAAAGCTACGGGAAGCTAAAAAAATCACGCAGATGGATTTAGCTGTGAAAGTAGACAGTTACCCTAATTATATTTCAAAATTGGAAAATGGAAAATCAGAACCTGGGTTGGTTATATTGAAATCTTTAGCGGCAGCACTTGGGGTAACAGTTTCCGATTTAACTGGTTAA
- a CDS encoding helix-turn-helix domain-containing protein, protein MEQFERIDTVKNYNDYAGVDTLHPLVSVVKFSDLPFVRNFRRYMNIYAVFLKDAKCGDILYGGKPYDYQDGTLVFVAPGQVYGIDNHSVNENPSGYGLLFHPDLIAGTHLVKTIKEYSFFSYEVNEALHLSKKERKTIVECLEKIASEMAQNIDKHSKTLIVSNIELLLNYCMRFYDRQFITRSHANRDILVQFENLLSDYFKLGKAPLLGLPSVAWCAEQLHLSPNYFGDLIKKETGTTALDYIQSKLVDEAKTKMFDTTKTINDIATELGFKYQQHFTRLFKQKTGRTPNEYRNLN, encoded by the coding sequence ATGGAACAATTTGAGCGAATAGATACTGTAAAGAATTATAATGATTACGCCGGTGTAGATACTTTGCATCCATTGGTAAGTGTTGTCAAATTCAGCGACCTTCCATTTGTCAGGAATTTTAGGCGATACATGAATATTTATGCCGTGTTTTTGAAAGATGCTAAATGCGGAGATATACTATATGGCGGCAAGCCTTATGACTATCAGGATGGAACACTTGTTTTTGTTGCTCCTGGGCAGGTTTATGGTATCGACAATCATAGTGTGAATGAAAACCCGTCTGGATATGGCTTGCTGTTTCACCCGGATTTAATTGCTGGTACTCATTTGGTAAAAACAATCAAAGAGTATTCGTTTTTTTCTTATGAAGTAAACGAGGCATTGCACCTGTCGAAAAAGGAACGAAAGACGATTGTAGAATGCCTCGAAAAAATTGCTTCGGAAATGGCGCAGAATATTGACAAGCATAGTAAAACGCTCATTGTATCAAACATAGAATTACTGTTGAACTATTGTATGCGTTTCTACGACCGCCAGTTTATTACCCGGAGCCATGCCAATAGAGATATTTTGGTACAGTTTGAAAATCTACTTAGCGATTATTTCAAATTGGGAAAGGCACCTCTACTGGGCTTACCCTCTGTAGCCTGGTGTGCAGAACAATTGCATCTTTCCCCCAATTATTTTGGCGACTTGATTAAAAAGGAAACAGGCACAACTGCGTTGGATTACATACAATCGAAGCTGGTTGACGAAGCAAAAACAAAGATGTTTGATACCACTAAAACTATCAATGATATTGCCACAGAATTGGGGTTTAAATACCAGCAGCATTTTACCCGTCTTTTCAAACAAAAAACAGGCAGAACGCCCAACGAGTACAGGAACTTGAATTAA
- a CDS encoding DUF6371 domain-containing protein, translated as MNNHRFILQSYSGPASRYRCPACNKQREFTRYIDTETGELLPEYVGRCNRESNCGFHYTPKQYFDDNKEVLQQFQQPISKVRPVKQHRTIDYLPDMLLSQTLTAYDSNNFLLFLRSLFCNELSNKLVALYKVGTSRHWPGANVFWQIDIVGKLRQAKVMCYDAGTGRRNKEKGAFFAGKKLLSNYDANLQQCFFGEHLLPGNDYPVAIVESEKTAIIAKAYFSGVTWLATGGINGCKWTDPNVYKVLKGRTVILFPDLGCFDKWQFKAREVAKSTGCKVVVSDLLEKNATDAQHTNGWDLADYLLLNRDSTGVALTVEGYPTFWDNPLK; from the coding sequence ATGAATAATCACAGATTCATTTTGCAATCATACTCCGGCCCAGCTTCCCGTTATCGATGTCCGGCCTGTAATAAACAAAGAGAGTTTACCCGCTACATTGATACTGAAACAGGGGAGCTATTACCGGAATATGTAGGGAGATGCAACCGGGAAAGCAATTGCGGGTTTCATTATACCCCCAAACAGTACTTTGATGATAACAAAGAGGTATTACAGCAATTCCAGCAACCGATATCTAAAGTACGACCCGTTAAACAGCATAGGACTATTGACTATTTGCCTGATATGCTATTAAGCCAAACGTTAACCGCTTATGACAGTAATAACTTCCTGCTGTTTTTACGTAGCCTGTTTTGTAATGAGTTATCAAATAAACTGGTAGCACTTTATAAGGTAGGCACCTCCCGACATTGGCCCGGTGCAAATGTGTTCTGGCAAATTGACATTGTAGGCAAACTGAGGCAAGCTAAAGTAATGTGTTATGATGCTGGTACAGGAAGGAGAAACAAGGAAAAGGGAGCATTCTTTGCCGGTAAAAAACTACTGAGCAATTATGATGCAAACCTACAGCAATGCTTTTTTGGTGAGCATCTTTTACCAGGCAATGATTACCCTGTGGCAATTGTGGAGAGCGAAAAAACCGCCATCATCGCTAAAGCATATTTCTCCGGGGTTACCTGGTTAGCTACCGGTGGTATAAATGGCTGTAAATGGACTGATCCAAATGTATATAAGGTTTTGAAAGGTAGAACTGTGATATTATTCCCTGATCTGGGATGTTTTGATAAATGGCAATTTAAGGCAAGGGAAGTAGCGAAGAGTACGGGTTGTAAAGTAGTTGTATCTGATCTGCTGGAAAAAAATGCAACAGATGCACAACATACTAACGGATGGGATTTAGCAGATTACCTGTTATTAAACCGGGATAGTACAGGAGTAGCTTTAACAGTGGAAGGTTACCCCACATTTTGGGATAATCCATTAAAATAA
- a CDS encoding alpha/beta hydrolase, which translates to MKTPVKFKALYWDIAADLLFPPNFDENKKYPAIISTHPIGSCKEQTSGNVYGQAFADAGFVVLVPDASFQGESGGEPRFLEDPSFRVEDYSYACDYLVTLPFVDENRIGALGMCGAGGYVINATMKERRIKAVATLTGANYGRVMREFGDPIANLEAIAAQRTAEARGAALRVDQGLYPTYEMAKEANTDIDLLEATEYYRTSRGEKPNGVNKTLFSHNAAAMTWDAYNLAEKLLTQPLLVIVGRKPGAFGAYRDGYEIIRRAASTKKELVVVDGWSHYDLYDKPEPVKIALDKLIPFYQENL; encoded by the coding sequence ATGAAAACGCCAGTAAAATTCAAAGCGCTTTATTGGGACATCGCAGCAGATTTGCTTTTCCCACCAAATTTTGATGAAAACAAAAAGTATCCGGCTATCATCAGTACGCACCCCATCGGGAGCTGTAAAGAGCAGACTTCTGGAAATGTTTACGGACAAGCATTTGCCGATGCCGGATTTGTGGTATTGGTTCCTGATGCTTCTTTCCAGGGCGAAAGTGGCGGTGAACCACGATTTTTGGAAGATCCTTCGTTCCGTGTGGAAGATTACAGCTATGCTTGTGATTACCTGGTAACACTTCCTTTCGTTGACGAAAACCGGATCGGTGCACTAGGGATGTGTGGTGCAGGTGGATATGTTATCAACGCAACGATGAAAGAACGCCGTATCAAAGCCGTTGCAACACTTACCGGTGCAAACTACGGCCGTGTAATGCGTGAGTTTGGCGACCCGATTGCAAATCTTGAAGCTATCGCAGCACAAAGAACTGCCGAGGCAAGAGGTGCAGCGTTAAGAGTTGACCAGGGCCTTTACCCAACCTATGAAATGGCAAAAGAAGCCAATACAGATATTGACCTATTAGAAGCAACAGAATATTACCGTACTTCCCGTGGTGAAAAACCCAATGGTGTAAACAAAACCTTGTTCTCGCACAATGCGGCAGCAATGACTTGGGATGCTTACAACTTAGCAGAGAAATTATTAACGCAGCCATTGTTGGTTATTGTAGGTAGGAAACCGGGAGCCTTTGGAGCGTACAGAGACGGTTACGAAATCATCCGCCGTGCAGCTTCTACAAAGAAAGAACTGGTAGTGGTAGATGGATGGTCGCATTATGACCTGTACGATAAACCGGAACCTGTGAAAATAGCATTGGATAAATTAATCCCATTCTATCAGGAAAACCTGTAA